In SAR86 cluster bacterium, the sequence GTAGCCCCTCCAATTAACAGGGGTATAGACAGATTTCTTCTTGTCATCTCTTCAGCAACATGGATCATTTCGTCTAAAGAAGGGGTAATTAATCCGCTTAAACCAATAAAGTCAGCTTTTTCTTTCTCAGCAACATCTAGTATTTTATCTGCTGGAACCATGACGCCTAAATCTATTACTTCAAAATTATTGCATTGCAATATAACCCCTACAATATTTTTACCAATATCATGAACATCTCCTTTAACAGTTGCCATAATTATCTTTCCATTAGACTTTAGAGCACCGTCTTTTTCTTCTTCAATATAAGGAACTAGATAGGCAACCGCTTCTTTCATTACTCTTGCACTTTTTACTACCTGAGGTAAAAACATTTTTCCAGATCCAAAAAGATCTCCAACTGTATTCATGCCACTCATCAATGGACCCTCAATAACCTCGATAGGGGTAGGTAGGATTTGTCTAGCTAACTCGGCATCTTCTATAATAAATTTATTAATTCCATGCACTAAAGAATGTGAAATTCTTTCACTGACTTCAAGTTTCCTCCATTCCAATACTTGAGCCTTGTTTGTGTTTCCTTCTGACATATAACTTTGTGCTACATCAACCAATCTTTCAGTGCTATCGCTTCTTTTATTAAGAATTACATCTTCTATTAATTCTTTTAATTCAGTTTCTATGTCTTCGTAAACTTCTAATTGCCCAGCATTTACTATCCCCATAGATAAGCCGTTGTTAATTGCGTGAAAAAGAAAAACAGAGTGCATTGCTTCTCTTACTTTATTATTGCCTCTAAAGGAAAATGAAACATTACTAATTCCTCCAGAAATCTTGGCAAAGGGCAGATTCTTAGAAATATAATCGCATGACTCTATAAAGTCTTGAGCATAATTAACATGCTCTTCCAGACCTGTAGCTACGGCAAATACATTAGGATCTAAAATAATATCTTCAGGATTAAAATTAACTTTCTTTACCAAAATATCATAACTTCTTTTTGAAATTTCACACCTTCTTTGATAAGAGTCTGCTTGTCCATTTTCATCAAACAGCATAACTACAGCTGCAGCTCCATATTTTTTACAAAGTGTAGCTTTTTGTATAAATTCTTCCTCTCCCTCTTTTAAACTTATAGAATTAACAATGCATTTTCCTTGGACCACTTTTAAGCCTGCTTCTATTACATCCCATTTAGAAGAATCAATCATAATAGGAACTTTACAAATATCTGGTTCAGACCCTACTAATTTTAGAAAATGAACCATTTCCTTTTCAGAATCAAGCATACCTTCATCCATATTTATATCGATTATTTGAGCGCCTGCTTCTACTTGTTCTCTGGCAACTTCCAAAGATTCTTCGTATTGCTTTTCTTCTATAAGCCGAGAAAACCGTTTTGATCCTGTTACATTTGTTCTTTCTCCAATATTTATAAATAATGAATTATCATTTATTGAAAGCATTTCTAGGCCGCTTAAAACAGTTTCATTTTTTTGTGATGTAGCTTTTCTCGGTTTAGCTGATTTAGATATTTCATGTATAGCAGCAATATGTTCCGGTGTTGTTCCACAACACCCGCCAACTATATTAAGTAATTTATCGTCAAGAAATTCTTTTATAGTAGATGCCATTTGATCTGGACTTTCGTCATACTCTCCCATTTCATTTGGTAAGCCGGCATTTGGATGTAAACTTATAGGTGAATCTGCTACTCTATTTAGAGAGTAAAGGTGAGGTCTTAATTGTTCAGCACCAAGAGCACAATTAAAGCCTATTGCAGATGGATTGGCATGTTTCATTGAAGTCCAGAAAGCTTCTGGTGTTTGTCCTGACAATGTTCTCCCAGAAGCGTCGGTTATAGTGCCAGATATTATTAGAGGTATTTTCTTATTTAATTCTTCGCATTTTTGTAGGTAAGCAAATATTCCAGCTTTAGCATTTAGTGTATCAAATATAGTTTCTAACATAAGTATGTCACTACCTCCTTCCAGTAACCCATCAATGCATTCACCATAGTTGAATACCAGCGTATCGAAATCTATATTTCGTGCACCAGGATCTGCAACATCAGGTGACAGAGAGGCTGTTTTATTAGTAGGCCCGATAGAACCAACTACATACGCCTTTTTACCTGATTTATTTATCGCTTCTCTTGCTAAATGAGCGCCCGCTATATTTAATTCTTTAGTAATTTCAGGCAGTTTATAGTCGTCTTGTGAAATAGAGTTAGAATTAAATGTATTCGTTTCTATAAGATCACTGCCTGCTTCTAAAAAACTAAGATGGATTTCTTTAATTAAATTAGGTTGAGTTAAACTTAAAAGATCATTATTTCCTTTTAGATCATGTTCAAAATCCTTAAAGCGAGAACCTCGATAGTCTTCTTCTGTCAACTTATGTCCTTGTATCATGGTCCCCATAGCCCCATCTAAAAGCAGAACCTTGGACATTAGGAGTTTTTGAAAATCCTTTTCTAAGATCATAAGTTTAAGTTACTTGATTAAATATTTGAATTTAGTACAGGTGTAGTATTTTAAAGTTACCACATCATATTTAACAGTGTTATTTAAAAAGGTGAACAATAAACTTAAATATTATTTTTTTCTTGTTAAAATAAATATATGGCAGGAATAGAAATTACAAATTCAGCACAGGATTATTTAAAAGAACTTTTAAATAAACAAGAAAATACCTTAGGTATTAAAATATTTGTTGCTGAAGCTGGCACCCCAAAAGCAGAAACATGTATAGCTTATGCAAAACAAGATGATGATCTAGAAGCATTTATGACAAATGATTTAGACAATCTCAAAGTATTTATTGAAACCCAAACCCTGCAATACACAGAAGATGCTGTTGTAGATTACTCATCTGATAGATTTGGAGGAACGTTAACCATCAAGGCTCCAAATGCAAAGATTCCTCAATTAAACGAGGACGCAAGGATGGATGAACACATAAATTATATTTTATACTCAGAGATAAATCCAAGCCTAGCCTCGCATGGAGGTGAGGTGTCATTAGTTGAGATTTTAAATGAAGAAACTGCGATATTGCAGTTTGGTGGAGGATGTCAGGGTTGTGGAATGGTGGATGTAACTTTAAAAGATGGTGTTGAAAAAACACTTTTAGAAAAAGTACCGAATCTGAAATCTGTACTCGATGTAACGGATCATTCTTTAAAAGATAACGCTTACTATAAATAATTTTAATATTGTCAAATCCAAATTCAGATTCTTGCTATATATTTACCGATACAGAAACAACTGGTCTCAATATAACTTTTGATCAGATCATCCAAGTAGGGTCAATTCTTACAGATGAAGATATTAAAGTCTTGGATACTCAAGATATAGGATGTAGTTTGCTTCCATGGATATTGCCTAGTCCAGATGCATTATTAGTTCATAAAAAAACAGACTGCCTAGGTATCAATAATAAAAGTCATTATGAGATGATGCATGAGCTAAGAGAGAAGTGGCTAGAATGGTCTGTTAAAAATAGACCCATTTATATTACCTATAATGGGCATAGATTTGATGAAGAATTATTTCGAAGACAATTCTTTTGGTGCCTGCTTCCATCTTACATAACAAATATGGATGGAGCTACAAGATTAGATATGCTCTCAACTTTTCAAGTTATTGCTAATTTTTTTCCTAACTCACTTAACCTGCCTCTTATAGAAGGAAGGGTGAGCATGAAGCTTACAGACTGGGCTGAAGCTAACGAAGTATCATCAGATGATGCACATGATGCTCTTGCAGATTGTAATTTAATGGTAGAGCTTTCCAAAAAGGTAATCGAAACAGCTCCTTTAGCTTGGAAAGCATCCATCCAGGGAGCCTCTAAACAAGGAAACTTAGATATTCTTCAATCAGAAGGGTTTGCTATGATGGGAGAAATAGTCCGTAGAGATAAATTTACCTATCCTATTACCTTTTGTGGCCAAAATAGAAAAATGAATAATGAAGTTGCAGTAGCAGATTTATACTTTGATCCTGACGAACTAGATGATTTATCTGATTCTGAGTTACTTGAGCAGATTGCATTAAATGGTTCCGCTATTAAAAAAGTAAGAATTAATAAATCTATGCCGATAATAAACTACTTAGATATAGATAATATTGAAAACTATATAGATATTCCTATCTCACAATTAGAAGATAGGGCATTAAAAATTAAGAACAATACTAAGCTTCAATCTAGAATTTCAGATCTATTAACTAATAATCAAGTCACATATCCACCTCATAAATATCTTGAACAAACTGTATATTCTGGTTTTGCTTCAGAATCTGATAGTTTGTGGATGGAGAGATTTAATACATCACCTTGGGAAGATAGAGAGAAATTAATTGAAGGTTTTGATGACTCAAGATATACGGATTTAGCTGAAAGGCTTTTATGCTCTAATAGACCAGAATTTGCGACAGAGTTAATGATGAGAAAGTATGATGAATTTTTACAAAATAGACTTTATGACGAAGGGCCTTGGCTTACTTTAGAAAAATGCAAGAAAAGAACAAGTAAACTTTTGGAAGATGCAGAGGGAGAAAATAAAAATATACTTACGCAGCTATCTAATTACTTAGAATCAATCTAACTATAAGGATTCAACTTTAATAAGGACACCAAAATAGGGATGATCAAAATAATTATACAAACCGTCATCAATTTTTCGTTCCTCTTTAATCTCATATAAATCACTAAAATTTTTAATGGGATCTACTTCTAAGTTTTCCTTTTTTTCTTTTAATCCCAAGGGATTTGAAAAATCAAAGTTCATTATTTGATTTAAAAGATTTCGAAACTCTAAATTATTAGATTTAATACCTTTCTGTAAGTCATTGAAAAATATTAAATTTTTAGGTTCTTTATACTCTAATCCATTTTCATCTTCTATAGAATATCTTAGTTGCATTTCAGAATGTAAGTACTTTTCTTTGTAGTGACTAATATAACCATATACTTTTATATTGTTAATCTTTGAATCAATGTGAATAAAATTTCTAGAATCGTAAGAAAATATAGGCTGATACCAGGATTTTGAATATATAATAGTATAATCTTTTTCTCTCTTGAGTCTTGAAACTATTAGATCTAAATCTAGTTTATCGTTTCTTAGATTTTCAAAAAATTGCACATTTAGACCTTTTTTAGTTGCCTCTAACTCACTTGAACTCTCTATATTTATGTTAATCTCTTCTAAGGTTATGAGATTATTAAGATCTGAATTAAAAGCCTCATCCAATGACTCTTGCTCTACAAGTAACTCCGGAATATTATGAAGTTTAATCAACTGATCTTTGTGTTTAAAAGGTCCTAATTTCTTAAATACCTCTTCATCTAGGCCAGAGTCTTTATTTTCATTTAAAAAAATTATAAGACTTACTTTATAACTTGGGTATTTATCAGGGTTTTGATTAAAAATTTTAATAGTGTCTTTAATATCTTTACCATAAAGGGATGTGCCCGTCAGTAGAACAAAAAAACTTAATAAAATTACCTTTAGACTCTTCATTTTTATATTTTTGATATATATTCTACTAAAAAATTAAAAGACTCATCTTTCTCTTCTTCTTTTTTTAAACTATGTGAAGAACCATTGGTAAATTTAAGTATTAGATACTCTCCATAAGAATTGATTTCTTTAATATTTTTTTGCCTTGCTAATAAAGCTATCTCTGTTTGAATCATCAAGGACCTGACTTCTTCTGGTAAAAGACCAAATCTATTTATCATTTCTAATTGTATTTCTTTTAATTCATCCGGACTTAAGGAGTTTGATATACGACTATATGCAAGGAGTCTTTGATTAATATCAGGGAGATAGTTTGAAGGGATATAAGCTGATTTACCTAAATTTATAATAGTTTTGTCTTCCAGTAAATTTATATCATCATTTATCAAACCTTCTTTTAAATATTTTACGGTCTTTTTTAACAACCTCATGTACATTTCAAGACCTACTGATTCTATTGCACCACTTTGTTTTGAGCCTAATAGCTCTCCTGCTCCCCGGATCTCTAAATCTTTTATCGCTAAAAGAAATCCAGCTGATAAGGAGTCTGATTCCATCAGAGCTTCTAATCTGCTTTCTGACTTTGAGTTTCTTTCTCCTGAATCTTTAAGAAAATAACTAAAAGCTTGCCTTTTAGATCTTCCTACTCTACCTCTTAGTTGATGGAGTTGGGCTAAGCCAAGTTTATTTGCAGATTCGACTATTAGAGTATTGGCATTAGGTATATCTATGCCACTTTCAATAATAGTAGAGCAAACTAGAATAGATATTTTATTGCTTTGAAAATTAATCATCACCTTTTCAATGTCTTTGGGCTTCATCTTTCCATGAGCTATTGATATTTCCGTATTGGGAAATAATTTTTTTAATCGTAGCCTTCTATCCTCTATTAAGTTTAGATCGTTACATAAATAATAAACTTGACCTCCTCGCATAAGTTCTCTTTGGATTCCTTCTTTTATCAAGTTTTCGTTATAACGATAAACAAAAGTATTTACGGGTACCCTTCCTATTGGTGAGGTAGCGATAATTGATAGATCTTTTAATTCAGAAAGAGCTAAATTTAAAGATCTTGGTATAGGCGTAGCTGAAAGACTCAATACATTTACATCATCTTTAATTTTTTTAATTTTTTCTTTCTGCCTTACACCAAACTTATGCTCTTCATCTATAATTAAAAGACCAAGATTATTGAGAACTATAGAGTCTTGAAGAAGGGCATGAGTTCCTATAATAAGATCTAAGGATCCATCACTTAATTTTTGTAAAATATCTCTTCTTTCTTTATCAGATTTATTTCTCGATAAAGATTCTATTTCTAGTCCGAAACCTTTAAACCTATCAATAAAATTATCATAGTGTTGTTGTGCTAGTAACGTTGTAGGGACTAACATGCAGCTTAGTTTATTGTTAAAACACGCTATAAAAATTGCTCTAAGAGCAACCTCAGTCTTCCCAAAACCCACTTCTCCACAAATGATTCTATCCATTGGTTTATCTGCGGTTAGGTCAAGTTCTACTTCATTAATAACTCTGAGTTGATCAGATGTTTCTTGATAGGGAAAACCTTTAGAAAATTCATCATAATCTGGCATTGGAATAATATATTTTTTAGAAACAGCCTCAATTCTTTTAGCTTGTATTTCTAAAAGCTCAGCTGCTACATCAAATGATTGCTTTAATGCTCTTTCTTTTCTAGAAAGCCATTTTTTTGAGCCCAAGAAGTCTAATTTTATATTATCAGGTCCAAAATATTTGGAGATTAAATCGGTAGAATGAATTGGAACATATAATTTACTGGATTCAGCAAATTCTATCTCCAAACAATCAGTTATCTCCTTACCTGTATCAATATTTTTAAGACCTATGAATAAACCTATTCCATGAGATAAGTGAACAACTCTCTCACCAGGCTCAGGTAAAGAATTAAGGTCTAAAGTAAATGGATTATTATTTTCATTTACGTCCTGAATTGCTTCATTTGATGAGCTTAAGATATCTATATTATTTTTGTAAAAAAATAATTCTTTATTTTCAAGGAAAGTATTAAGTTCATCGGAAGTTGAATAAAGTAAATCTGGGTGAATTAGAGGTCTTGCTTGATCGTGCCCGTATTCATCAAATCTAGAATTAATTAGCGCCCTAAAATCATTCAAAGAATCTTTAAATTTTTCATCTATAAATACTAATGAGACATTTTTAAGGTAATCAATAGGTGAATATTTATTTCCGTAAAAAAAAGGTAGGTACATTTCAGCACCCGAAGATTTTTTTTGTTTAGATATTGACCTAAAAATTTCACAATCTTCTTCATATGAATCAAAACTAGACCTCCAGTTCTGTTTAAACATATCAACAGATTCCTTATCAAGGGGATATTCATATGGAGTTTTAAGCTGAATTTCATTTACATTATTAATTGTTAACTGATCTTTTGTATTAAAAAACCTCATAGATGCAATTTCATCATCAAAAAGTTCAACTCTAATAGGGTTTTCTAAACTAGTTATATAAACATCTATTATTGAACCTCTTTCTGCATAGGTACCTATTTCATTGACTATTTCTACACGCGAATATCCTTCACTCATTAAGCTTTCAATAAAATCTTTTTTATTTAACTTATCGTTAACTTTTAGATCTCCAAATTTATTAAGAATTTGCTGAGGTTTTGGCGATGGACTTATTAAAGTATCGATAGAGATGATAGTCAGTGCTTTATTTTCTGAAAAGTTTTGACTTAAAGCATAAAGTCTTTCATTAATTAAATTAGAAGGTGGAGAAAAGAAATCGTAAGGTAGGGTTTCAGTATTAGGGATAAGCCCAATTTTTTTATAGCGACTAACAAGCTTTTCTTTTAAATGTTCCGCCTCAGAAGAAGTCTTAGTAATTATTAATTTAGACTTAAGATTAGAGGAGTTAATTTGTAATAATTCGTCTAAATCCATTTTATTTGTAATCAATTAAATAAGTTTCAATATTTTTTTTCAATTAGCAAGGTGTATAATAATAATCTTCTTAAATAAAATAAAATTAAATAAATGGACTTAACGTATTCACAAGAAGATCTTAAATTTAGAGCAGATATTAAATCTTTTATTGAAGATTTTTATCCTCTCGATATAAAAAAGAAGCAAGATAACAGACTTCCTCTTGAAAAAGAAGAAATAGTGAGGTGGCAAAAAATATTAGCAGAGAATAATTATTTTGCCATAAATTGGCCAAAAGAGTACGGAGGAACTAACTGGTCTCCAACTCAAAAATATATTTTTCAAAATGAATTAGCATCAGAAAATACTCCAATTCTAATTCCTTTTGGAGTCAATATGTGCGGTCCTGTAATTTATACATTTGGAACAGAGGAGCAAAAAGAAGAGCATCTACCAGGAATTATTAATAGTGATGTTTGGTGGTGTCAAGGCTATTCGGAACCAAGTTCAGGATCAGATCTAGCTTCACTCCAAGTAAAAGCGGTAAAAAATGACGATTGTTATATAGTTAATGGCACTAAAACTTGGACAACTTTAGCCCAGCACGCAGACTGGATATTTTGTTTAGTAAGAACAGAATCTACTGACGTTAAGCAAGAGGGTATTAGTTTTCTTTTAATAGATATGAAGACTCCAGGTATAGAAGTGCAACCTATTATAACTATAGATGGATCGCATGAAGTTAACATGGTCTTTTTTGAAAATGTTGAAGTCCCTATATCTAATCTAGTAGGGGAGGAAGGACAAGGCTGGAATATTGCTAAATTTCTTCTTATGCATGAAAGAACTGGAATAGCTGGCTTGGCCTCCTTGAAAAGAGAATTAAACAAGATGAAAGAAATAGCTTCCTTAACACCACTGGGAGAGGGCACCTTAATGGATGATAAATTTTTTATGAATAAGTTATTCGCTGCCGAGATAGAGCTATCTGCTATTGAATATACAGAATTAAGAACTCTTTCAGCATTATCTTCAGGAGGAGCACCCGGACCAGAATCATCTATTCTTAAGATAAAAGGAACAGAACTTCAGCAAACTCTTTCTGAGCTTTTTATTGAGATGATGGGTTATTACTCCCATCCATTTATACCTGAAAATGAACTTGGTTCAAATGCATCAATAGGACCATCTTACGCTGCTCCTGGGATGGCTCATTATTTAAATTATAGAAAAGTGTCAATCTATGGTGGAAGTAATGAAATACAAAGAAATGTTATAGCAAAAGCAATATTAGGACTTTAAAATTATGGACTTTACATACAGCGAAGAACAAACCTTGATCCAGGATCAAGTAGAATCATTTATAACAAAAGATTATGACTGGGAAACTAGGCAAAAAATTCTTTCTTTAGATGAAGGTTTTAGTCAAGATAATTGGAATACCTTTGGAGAATTAGGTTGGTTAGGACTAAGTATCTCCGAAAAATCTGGTGGATTTGGCGGTTCTGCGATTGATACTATGATTATTATGGAGCAATTTGGTAAAGGTCTTGTCTTAGAGCCCTATCTAGAAACCATAGTTTTAGGAGCTGGATTATTAGATTCAATTGGTTCAAATGAACAACAAAAAGAGATTCTAGAAAAAGCTATTACAGGAAAAGTTCAATTAGCAACTGCATTTGCAGAACCTCAAAGTAGATTCAATTTATCAGATGTTACTACAACCGCCGCTAAAGAAGATAAAGGGTTTACATTAAATGGTTACAAATGTGTTGTTATGAATGGTCCTTCTGCAGATTATTTTATTGTCTCAGCTAGAACGTCTGGAGGTCAAACAGAACCAAATGGAATTTCTCTGTTTATTGTTAATAAAGATTTGCCTGGTCTTTCTCAAAGAAGCTACTCAACTGTGGATGGTAAAAAAGCATCAGAACTAACTCTTGAAAATGTAAAAATTGATAACTCGTCATTATTAGGAGAGTTAGATAAAGGGTTGAATCCTTTATCAAGTGCTATAGACGTAGCAACTTTGGCTATCTGTGCTGAAGCAGTTGGTGCTATGGAGATTTTATATAAAGATACAGTAGAATACACGAAAACAAGAAAACAATTCGGTCAACCTATTGGAAAATTTCAAGTACTACAACATAGAATGGTAGATATGTTTATGGAATATGAGCAATCAAAATCTCTTCTGTACATGTGTGCAATGAAACTTGCTGAATCTGCAAAAGATTCCTCTAAAGCAATTTCTGGATTAAAGTATCAAATTGGCAAGGCCTCAAGACTAGTTGGTCAACAAGCCGTTCAGTTACACGGAGGAATGGGAGTAACAGACGAGTTGAATATTGGTCATTACTTTAAAAGACTAACTACAATAAATACTATATTTGGAAATGCTGATTTTCATTTAAAAAGATATTCTGAACTTTAAAAATGCCAGATATACCAGATAAAAGATTAAGACCAGAAAGGCCTACTGATGCTTTTGGTGATTTTCAATACAGACAAGCTTTAGCAGAGGAGATGCTACCTTCGATTGGAAGACTTTACAGGAATAATGTCCATATTCTTTTATACGGTAAACCATTAGTTAATTTATCTGTTTCTGAGATTATGATAGCTCATCGTTTTGTGAGAGAAGCTGAAAATAATGAATTAAGTGAATTTGAAACCTATCAAGTCGTTGAGATTCTATCTGAGCTTAACTTAGGTGAATCGGAAATTGATATTGGAATCATAGCAGCGGCATTTCTTTACGAAGACAAAGAGGTTCCACTAGAACAATTCGTTAATGACTTATTAAAAGACTTAATAGATAAAGAAGAGAAAAATAAATCGAATAGCCAGGATATTGTCCTTTATGGATTTGGTAGAATTGGTAGACTCTTAACAAGGCTATTGATAGAAGATTCTGGTGGAGGAAAGAATCTCAGACTCAGAGCAATAGTGGTAAGAAACTCTGGAGATGATGATTTAATAAAAAGAGCAAACCTGATGAGAAGGGATTCTGTTCATGGACCATTTAAGGGTACTATTAGAGTGGTTGAAGAAGAAAATATGCTGGTTATAAATGGTTGTGAAGTGAAAGTCATTTACGCAAAAGATCCTGATTCTGTAGATTATGCTAATCATGGTATTAAAGATGCTCTTTTGATAGATAATACGGGAGTATGGAGGAACAGTGAAAGCCTAGGTAAGCATCTTATTAATGAGGGAATATCTAAAGTTCTTTTAACTGCTCCTGGAAAAGATGGTATTAAAAATATTGTACATGGCATCAATAATAAGATTCTTAATTCAGAAGATAAGATCATAGGAGCTGCATCTTGTACTACAAATGCAATTGTTCCCGTCCTAAAGGTTGTACAAGAAGAGTTTGGTATTGTTGGTGGTCATATAGAAAGTGTGCACTCATATACAAATGATCAAAATTTAATTGATAATCTACATAAGAAATCTAGAAGAGGCAGAAGTGCTGCTCTTAATATGGTAATTACCGAAACAGGTGCCGGTAAAGCCGTAGCACAAGTACTTCCAGAGTTAAAAGGTAAACTGACGGCAAATGCTATCAGAGTACCTACACCTAATGTATCTTTAGCTATAATGCACTTAAACCTTAATAAACAGGTTTCCAAAGAAAAGATTAATAACTTGCTCAGGCAAAAAGCATTTCACTCAGCTCTTAAAAACCAGATTGATTTTACTAACTCTAGTGAAGTAGTTTCTTCTGATTTTGTTGGTAGTCGGCATGCTTGTATAGTTGACTCGGAAGCTACTATTTGTAACGATAAAAATTGTTCTCTTTATATTTGGTATGACAATGAATTTGGATATAGTACTCAACTTTTGGGGCTTGTTAAGCAAATAACAGGAATTTCTTTTAAAAGATACCCTAATTTTGAGTAATCTTGGTAGATAATTCTACTAACGATCTCTATAATACGCACCCATAAGTTTCTTAGTAA encodes:
- a CDS encoding glyceraldehyde-3-phosphate dehydrogenase, which translates into the protein MPDIPDKRLRPERPTDAFGDFQYRQALAEEMLPSIGRLYRNNVHILLYGKPLVNLSVSEIMIAHRFVREAENNELSEFETYQVVEILSELNLGESEIDIGIIAAAFLYEDKEVPLEQFVNDLLKDLIDKEEKNKSNSQDIVLYGFGRIGRLLTRLLIEDSGGGKNLRLRAIVVRNSGDDDLIKRANLMRRDSVHGPFKGTIRVVEEENMLVINGCEVKVIYAKDPDSVDYANHGIKDALLIDNTGVWRNSESLGKHLINEGISKVLLTAPGKDGIKNIVHGINNKILNSEDKIIGAASCTTNAIVPVLKVVQEEFGIVGGHIESVHSYTNDQNLIDNLHKKSRRGRSAALNMVITETGAGKAVAQVLPELKGKLTANAIRVPTPNVSLAIMHLNLNKQVSKEKINNLLRQKAFHSALKNQIDFTNSSEVVSSDFVGSRHACIVDSEATICNDKNCSLYIWYDNEFGYSTQLLGLVKQITGISFKRYPNFE
- a CDS encoding acyl-CoA dehydrogenase family protein, which gives rise to MDLTYSQEDLKFRADIKSFIEDFYPLDIKKKQDNRLPLEKEEIVRWQKILAENNYFAINWPKEYGGTNWSPTQKYIFQNELASENTPILIPFGVNMCGPVIYTFGTEEQKEEHLPGIINSDVWWCQGYSEPSSGSDLASLQVKAVKNDDCYIVNGTKTWTTLAQHADWIFCLVRTESTDVKQEGISFLLIDMKTPGIEVQPIITIDGSHEVNMVFFENVEVPISNLVGEEGQGWNIAKFLLMHERTGIAGLASLKRELNKMKEIASLTPLGEGTLMDDKFFMNKLFAAEIELSAIEYTELRTLSALSSGGAPGPESSILKIKGTELQQTLSELFIEMMGYYSHPFIPENELGSNASIGPSYAAPGMAHYLNYRKVSIYGGSNEIQRNVIAKAILGL
- a CDS encoding acyl-CoA dehydrogenase family protein, yielding MDFTYSEEQTLIQDQVESFITKDYDWETRQKILSLDEGFSQDNWNTFGELGWLGLSISEKSGGFGGSAIDTMIIMEQFGKGLVLEPYLETIVLGAGLLDSIGSNEQQKEILEKAITGKVQLATAFAEPQSRFNLSDVTTTAAKEDKGFTLNGYKCVVMNGPSADYFIVSARTSGGQTEPNGISLFIVNKDLPGLSQRSYSTVDGKKASELTLENVKIDNSSLLGELDKGLNPLSSAIDVATLAICAEAVGAMEILYKDTVEYTKTRKQFGQPIGKFQVLQHRMVDMFMEYEQSKSLLYMCAMKLAESAKDSSKAISGLKYQIGKASRLVGQQAVQLHGGMGVTDELNIGHYFKRLTTINTIFGNADFHLKRYSEL